The following DNA comes from Synergistaceae bacterium.
GCGAAGCAAGGCAAGAACCATAGCGGATATTTCGTTGGTCGTTCTGGTAGGGAACGGAGTTTTTGCCGTCCACTTCTCTGTCGACCAATCCGTTCCATTCATCTCCCAGATTGCGCATCAGTTCGAACTGAACGTTGCCGGAATTCAGCGGGACAGAACCAGGCATAATCATAAAACCGGCGTCGTTGCCCATCCAGAGTTCGTGAATGACAGCGGCCATCAGGCGCAGAACACCACGAGTACGCTGAAATTTTCCCAACGTTGACCAATCTTCATACAGTCGGTCAAAAATTTCCGGGTGAATGGGATAACAGGAAAGCAAGCGATTTTTGTATTCCAACTCTTTGGTCTCGAGCGGGAAATCGCTTGGGTTCTCGTTATACATTTGGCTGAACTTGGCGCAGACAGCATTGCGCCCGTCGGGGTTTTTGCAGTCGAGAAACAGCCTGCGGCGCACAACTTCAAAGCCTTCATTGGCGGCCACGGGCTTCCAGATAGATTCCATGCGTCCGAAAGTATGCTCGATGGTTTCGAGCGCCGTCTTACCCGCGTCTCCGCCGATTTCGATGTCGGATTCCGGAATCGACGCCACAACAAGGCTGTTTTTACTCGCCCTTGCCGCCTCGGTCACTTCTTGAATGAACGCAATGAAGTTGTCGAACGTTCCTGCGGGCAACCCGCTTGCACCGTAGAGTTTCTTAGCGTAAGCCACTAACTCGTCCATCAAAACAAGGCATGGAGCGCAAGCATCAAAGAGGTTTTTCAGCGCTTCCGAACCTGGCGAAACGCCTTTCTTGTCGGCTTCCTTCACATAGTCGTACAGCTTTGGCTTGCCTATCGATTCCGCAAGTTGCGCCGCCATCTCGCCCCAGATCGTATTGATGGTGATACCGGGCATGTTCTGCGGACGCTTGGCTTTCGACGGGTCGAGCGCGGTACCGACCAGCACGGCTACGTTCGCCTTCGGCAACACCGAAACTTCAGCTCTTTGCAGCACGTGCTTTACATTCGGAATTTTTTCAATGGAAACACGCCCGCGTATCATATGATAGAGAGCCAGCATACTGTGAGTTTTGCCACCTCCGAACGCGGTTTTAAGCTGAATGACGGGCTCGCCGTCCTTGCCGCAGACACGGCGGAGCGATTGCTCCAACAACCCCGTCATGCCTTCGGTGACGTAAGTACGGGCGAAAAATTCCACGGGGTCGCGATACTCGAACGAGCCTTCGCCTCGCGCCACTTGCGCAAGGTCGGCTGCGAATTCGGCGTTTTTATATCGTCCCTGTGCTACGTCGGGATGGGGTTCGATAACATCGCGCCAGCACGGGAGCCCACTGACAGGCGTTGTCTTCAGGATACCCGCGTTCTTTTGCTTTGCGGCGACAGGAGCAACCGACGATTCGCTAACGGCAGTAGAGCCGCTTTCTGAACCATAACGGGAGGTACGGAGCAAACCGCGAATGCTCTCCGCGCTTTCCGGATCGATCTGCTCGCAGAGCCGAGACATAGTGTCCAGCGCGCGCCAAGTGTCGTCGTCGGAAAAATCTGTGCCACCGATGTGCGCAAGTCTGTTTCTTACACTCATGAGTTCTTTAGACCAAGTCCGGTGGTCTATTGAAAGTTTTTTGCGGAAAACCGCGTTCCAGTTGATGTCGAACAACAAAAGACACCGCTGGATGTCGAGAGAGTTTGTCAAAATTTTCTCATCATCGGAAGAGGGCAGATCATGCTTTTGGTCATCATACAGCGCGTCGAGAACGGCAGTCTGCCACCAGTGCTCTTTATATTGGTTTCGGAGTTCCTGCGCGATATAAGGCGCGAACGCGCCCAGCAATGTTCTGAATCCCTGAGAAACGATTACATGATTGTCGGCCATAAGCGATCTCTCCTAACTGATTAGGTGGTTTTGTTTCGCCGCGTTGTTATTGAACACCGATATCTCCGCTTTCCATATTTTTAAATACGGATTCAGCATCGTTTTAAGTACTTCTTGAATTTTACGGCAATCACCAGGCCCACAATCGTTAATGATCAGCGCGAATACGATACCTTTAAGTTCAGGTGAATTGGGCAGTTTATCGATCATTACTCCTAACCTCACCGCGCAATACAAACTCAACGAATGCAGGAATTTCTCATAGACTTCGCGTTTTCGCTCGTTGAACTTTCCAACGAAGTCTTTGTTGAATTTTGCTTCGAAAAACCATAGTTTGGTGTCGATATTTCGCACAAATTCGACAGTTTTAACATGCCCGCCTATATTTGTGTATGCGGGCGATTCTTCGATAACGTAGTCGGTCTCATGAGGAAGAAAGGACATTCCGCTGTACTGCGGATACTTATCCATTTCCGAATGTCCTTTCAAGCTCTTTTTCGTACAGCTTTGTTTGCTCGGCGGTCAAGGTATTCGGCGTCAGCACATCGAATCGTTCGCTCTTGTCGGCTTTGATTTGTTCGCCGTCTTTGTAGAGTGAATAAAACATTACGCTGTCGCCGTCTTGACGGTTCACACTGAAGTAACTTGCCAAAATCTCGCTGTGTGTTGCGAGAAAAATCTGCACGCCGCCTCGTTGAAGTTCGAGAAGAATATCCACAAGCACCGGCAAAAGTTCGGGATTGAGGCTGTTTTCGGGTTCGTCCCAAAACAAGACAGAGCCTTTTTCCAGTTGCCCGCTCGTGACCAACAATCCGAGAAAACCGAGTTTTTTGTAACCGCTTGCCTCGTTTGCAAACGGGATACGCACACCATCCGTCCTCAACGTGTAGAAAGAGCCCTCGCCTTTATCCCAACGTGCCTCACCGCCGATAGTGTCGACTATCATTTTGCCGACTTTTCGCTGTGTTTCAGACTGTACTTGTGTAGGTATGTCCTGCGCACTAATCAGCACGTTTCTGTAAATTTGGCCAAACCCTGTCTGCTTTTGCTCAATGAAAGTCAATAGGCCTTTTGCGTGTTCGAGAATATCTTTTTCAGGTATGTATAGGCTGCGATCGTCAAAACCTTTGTAAATCAACCTAACACTGCTTTTTATTCCATTGGTTTGAGTATAGCTTTTAAGACATGCATGATTAACGTCCTCTTCCAATGTCAAATTACTAAATTCATAGTTTTTATCATCTGGAAAATAATTGTTAATGTTCAATGCCCGTGTAAAATTGGAATGAGCTTTTCCTTCTCCAAATTCGCGCTCATTCATTAAGCTCAACTGTGGATAATATTTGCAGATAACATACATCACCTTCAACAGCGTCGTTTTACCCGTTGCGTTCGCGCCAATCAACACGTTCACTCCAGGACAAAAGTTCGCCGTGAACTCTCCTTTGAATACAAAAAAATCTTTTATTTCCACACGATCGATTGCCATCGCTATGACCATTCCTTTCGCTTCGCTCAGGCACAAAACGAGAATAAACCTAATTCCAGGCTAACGCGTTGTTTAGGGAAATTATGCGGACGCTAATAGTCCATGCAAACTTTGTCGTAAATAGTTGAAACTGGGCGACATATTGTTATCGACGTTCATCTTGGGGCTTATCCTTTCAGCCCATTGCGACTTTTCTTTGCCGACAGCCTGCCATCCCTTAGCGGAGAGGGCAACCGCACCGCCTTTGTAGACCGCATTCGCCAAGCATTCCCATGTGCCGCAGATGGAATCATTTACATATGCGGTCAATATAGCGTCTTTAGCACTCGGATAAGCAGATTTAATTGCCGGTATGCCGCCCAAAAACCATGCTTCGCCTTCTTCAATCTGATGCCCTCCCGCTTCTCCTTTCCATACAACGCCTTTCCCGCTGTTCAAAACTAAAAAGGAAAAGGGCCAGCCATGTTTTTGCCCTTTTCGACGTTGCCTCAAGCGTTCCTTAAGAACATACGGCCGTTGCTCATCATCGAGATCAATCGATAACTCGTAGGTAATCGGACGAGCATTACCGTCTTCTTTGTAATACACTTCAAATCCGATTGGCTCGCTTATACCTTGAGATCGAATTCTGCCGAATCCGCCGCGA
Coding sequences within:
- a CDS encoding AAA family ATPase yields the protein MAIDRVEIKDFFVFKGEFTANFCPGVNVLIGANATGKTTLLKVMYVICKYYPQLSLMNEREFGEGKAHSNFTRALNINNYFPDDKNYEFSNLTLEEDVNHACLKSYTQTNGIKSSVRLIYKGFDDRSLYIPEKDILEHAKGLLTFIEQKQTGFGQIYRNVLISAQDIPTQVQSETQRKVGKMIVDTIGGEARWDKGEGSFYTLRTDGVRIPFANEASGYKKLGFLGLLVTSGQLEKGSVLFWDEPENSLNPELLPVLVDILLELQRGGVQIFLATHSEILASYFSVNRQDGDSVMFYSLYKDGEQIKADKSERFDVLTPNTLTAEQTKLYEKELERTFGNG
- a CDS encoding DUF499 domain-containing protein; this encodes MADNHVIVSQGFRTLLGAFAPYIAQELRNQYKEHWWQTAVLDALYDDQKHDLPSSDDEKILTNSLDIQRCLLLFDINWNAVFRKKLSIDHRTWSKELMSVRNRLAHIGGTDFSDDDTWRALDTMSRLCEQIDPESAESIRGLLRTSRYGSESGSTAVSESSVAPVAAKQKNAGILKTTPVSGLPCWRDVIEPHPDVAQGRYKNAEFAADLAQVARGEGSFEYRDPVEFFARTYVTEGMTGLLEQSLRRVCGKDGEPVIQLKTAFGGGKTHSMLALYHMIRGRVSIEKIPNVKHVLQRAEVSVLPKANVAVLVGTALDPSKAKRPQNMPGITINTIWGEMAAQLAESIGKPKLYDYVKEADKKGVSPGSEALKNLFDACAPCLVLMDELVAYAKKLYGASGLPAGTFDNFIAFIQEVTEAARASKNSLVVASIPESDIEIGGDAGKTALETIEHTFGRMESIWKPVAANEGFEVVRRRLFLDCKNPDGRNAVCAKFSQMYNENPSDFPLETKELEYKNRLLSCYPIHPEIFDRLYEDWSTLGKFQRTRGVLRLMAAVIHELWMGNDAGFMIMPGSVPLNSGNVQFELMRNLGDEWNGLVDREVDGKNSVPYQNDQRNIRYGSCLASRRVARAVMLGSAPTSRNQNVRGIEASRIRLGVVQPGENIANFNDALNTLTFSLAYLYTNPSGDRYWYDTRPTLRKTVEDRATQISASDVEYEIETRLRRLRKEQPFAGLHICPSSSLDVPDEQAARLVILRPAETYKASNKNNSAMAAVIDILNNRGNTPRIYRNMLAFIVPDQDLMSSLKQAVRLYLAWKSIKEDSEDLNLDAAQDRETDNNLKRSDETVESQIKETYCWLLVPYIDKNVDMKTIVWDTIRISGGNDSIVSKAAKKMLQNEAIITQWAPALLMMELDNLLWRDADNIAIKKLWEYLCTYCYLPRLAGEHVLEETIRTGLNSTEYFALASGFDGTRYIDQKFHQHVNIIERSGYLVKVSVAQKQLAEETAERQAAAEIKRDNVTTVISVNTRDGEKPSSKAIKPELLKNTRFYMSAQLDTTRIGHDVPRLVEEVISHLTLAGAQVEVSLEVEAKSGDGFSQQTVRTVSENCLTLRVQSFGFDE
- a CDS encoding AAA family ATPase; its protein translation is MPKIEGFHVKNFKALKDVILGRLWNRQKATPLSPLTAVIGKNGVGKSTLFDAFGFLADCLKVGVEEACDLRGRGGFGRIRSQGISEPIGFEVYYKEDGNARPITYELSIDLDDEQRPYVLKERLRQRRKGQKHGWPFSFLVLNSGKGVVWKGEAGGHQIEEGEAWFLGGIPAIKSAYPSAKDAILTAYVNDSICGTWECLANAVYKGGAVALSAKGWQAVGKEKSQWAERISPKMNVDNNMSPSFNYLRQSLHGLLASA